Proteins co-encoded in one Corynebacterium lujinxingii genomic window:
- a CDS encoding catalase, with the protein MSDNTPSTNAASPAGDKAPGKPGAATPSVAQPDGKTTPPQDTDAQQPPANVSATGCPFHFGAGSDSPDPRTQQGEYLTTAQGARLSETSKSLRAGERGPLLMQDHHFREKITHFDHERIPERAVHARGVGAHGVFVANGNASKISKAKVFKKDAETPVFVRFSTVLGSRGSADSVRDTRGWATKFYTEEGNWDLVGNNIPVFFIQDAIKFPDIIHAGKPHPDREIPQAQSAHDTFWDFVGLHTEATHHTLWNMSDRGIPRSLRMMEGFGIHTFRFINDDGETTLVKFHWKPKFGVHSQVWEEAQITGGMDPDFHRRDLYDAIEAGAYPQWDLGVQVFPDTEDQMFEGIDLLDPTKLVPEELAPVEIIGTMTLNKNPRNYFEEVEQVAFCPSHLPPGIDVTADPLLQGRLFSYLDTQISRLGGPNFSQLPINRPHTAVNDNLRDGMHQVGSHTGVAPYKPNSLDENNPAEATVDEGAFIDVPVAVEGKITREQPASFDDHFSQPRQFYISLTDVEQDHLTQALSFELGKCYEEAVKVRYLDVLAHVDQALAEAVADNLGLPHPEKHDVADVKPSEALSQMGGTWPIDGRQVGVLISTDLGDSADAVGKLVDDLFAAGTTPLLVAEKGGAVKIGGKDVSISRTYLTASSIEFDAAVVVNPPANTDVNTMLGEFERHKKAIIAVGDTGAEALEGARVPADQPGIVAVDTADAAADPVKELLASHRVWER; encoded by the coding sequence ATGAGCGACAACACCCCGTCCACCAACGCCGCATCCCCTGCGGGCGACAAGGCGCCGGGCAAACCGGGCGCCGCAACCCCGAGCGTTGCACAGCCCGACGGCAAGACCACCCCGCCGCAGGACACCGACGCGCAGCAGCCGCCGGCAAACGTCTCCGCCACCGGTTGCCCGTTCCACTTCGGTGCCGGTTCGGATTCCCCGGATCCGCGCACGCAGCAAGGCGAGTACCTCACCACCGCCCAGGGTGCGCGTCTGTCGGAGACCTCGAAGTCGCTGCGCGCTGGCGAACGTGGCCCGCTGCTGATGCAGGACCACCACTTCCGCGAGAAGATCACACACTTCGACCACGAGCGCATCCCGGAGCGCGCCGTCCACGCGCGTGGTGTGGGTGCGCACGGTGTGTTCGTCGCAAACGGCAACGCATCGAAGATCTCCAAGGCCAAGGTGTTCAAAAAGGACGCCGAAACCCCAGTCTTCGTCCGTTTTTCCACCGTGCTGGGCTCCCGCGGCTCGGCCGACTCTGTGCGCGACACCCGCGGCTGGGCCACGAAGTTCTACACTGAAGAGGGCAACTGGGACCTCGTGGGCAACAACATCCCGGTGTTTTTCATCCAGGATGCAATCAAGTTCCCGGACATCATCCACGCCGGCAAGCCGCACCCGGACCGCGAGATTCCGCAGGCACAGTCCGCGCACGACACGTTCTGGGACTTCGTCGGCCTGCACACCGAGGCCACCCACCACACCCTGTGGAACATGTCGGACCGCGGCATTCCGCGCTCGCTGCGCATGATGGAAGGCTTCGGCATCCACACATTCCGCTTCATTAACGACGACGGCGAGACCACCCTGGTCAAGTTCCACTGGAAGCCGAAGTTCGGCGTGCACTCCCAGGTGTGGGAAGAAGCGCAGATCACCGGCGGCATGGATCCGGATTTCCACCGCCGCGATCTTTACGACGCCATCGAGGCCGGCGCCTACCCCCAGTGGGACCTCGGCGTACAGGTGTTCCCGGACACCGAGGACCAGATGTTCGAGGGCATCGACCTGCTCGACCCGACGAAGCTGGTGCCCGAGGAGCTCGCGCCGGTGGAAATCATCGGCACGATGACGCTGAACAAGAACCCGCGCAACTACTTCGAAGAAGTTGAGCAGGTCGCGTTCTGCCCGTCGCACCTGCCTCCGGGCATCGATGTCACCGCCGACCCGCTGCTGCAGGGCCGCCTGTTTTCCTACCTGGACACCCAGATCTCGCGCCTGGGCGGCCCGAACTTTTCCCAGCTGCCGATCAACCGTCCGCACACCGCGGTCAACGACAACCTGCGCGACGGCATGCACCAGGTCGGCTCCCACACCGGCGTGGCACCCTACAAGCCGAACTCGCTCGACGAGAACAACCCGGCCGAGGCCACTGTGGACGAGGGCGCGTTTATCGACGTGCCTGTCGCCGTGGAAGGCAAGATCACCCGCGAGCAGCCCGCGTCCTTCGACGACCACTTCTCGCAGCCCCGCCAGTTCTACATCTCGTTGACCGACGTCGAGCAGGACCACCTCACCCAGGCGCTGTCGTTCGAGCTGGGCAAGTGCTACGAGGAGGCCGTCAAGGTGCGCTACCTCGATGTGCTCGCGCACGTGGACCAGGCTCTCGCGGAGGCTGTGGCCGACAACCTCGGCCTGCCGCACCCGGAGAAGCATGATGTCGCCGACGTGAAGCCGTCCGAGGCGCTGTCCCAGATGGGCGGCACCTGGCCTATCGACGGCCGCCAGGTCGGCGTGCTCATCTCCACCGACCTGGGTGATTCCGCCGACGCAGTGGGCAAGCTTGTCGACGACCTCTTCGCCGCCGGCACCACCCCACTGCTCGTCGCCGAAAAGGGCGGGGCCGTAAAGATCGGCGGCAAGGACGTGTCCATCTCGCGCACGTACCTGACCGCCAGCTCCATCGAGTTCGACGCGGCCGTAGTCGTCAACCCGCCGGCCAACACCGACGTGAACACGATGCTCGGCGAGTTCGAGCGTCACAAGAAGGCGATCATCGCTGTGGGTGACACTGGCGCTGAGGCGCT
- the budA gene encoding acetolactate decarboxylase has product MSETIARHTIFQNSLMTALLDGIYDGELTIGDILGKGNFGLGTFDALDGEMLILDGVCHQLTSDGKARVADLDQRTPFTVVTNFVPRQTLRAPAGMVRSELAKFIDDAEPSPNFFTAVKITGRFKEVRVRTVTKQEKPYPPMSEAVSDDAEHVFTDVDGVIGGFRTPMYAKGIGVPGCHVHFIDDDHTRGGHVLDYTVDEAVVELCPGTDMELHLPITAEFLGGHLSPEDLDEQLHTTEVKN; this is encoded by the coding sequence ATGTCTGAAACGATCGCCCGCCACACCATTTTCCAGAACTCTTTGATGACCGCGCTGCTCGACGGCATCTACGACGGCGAGCTGACCATCGGCGACATCCTGGGCAAGGGAAACTTCGGTCTGGGCACCTTCGACGCGCTCGACGGGGAGATGCTCATCCTCGATGGCGTGTGCCACCAACTGACCTCCGACGGCAAGGCGCGCGTGGCCGATCTTGACCAGCGCACCCCGTTTACCGTGGTGACCAACTTCGTGCCCCGCCAAACTCTCCGGGCCCCCGCCGGCATGGTGCGCTCCGAGCTGGCGAAGTTTATCGACGACGCCGAGCCGAGTCCCAACTTCTTCACCGCGGTGAAAATCACCGGTCGGTTCAAAGAGGTGCGCGTGCGCACCGTGACCAAGCAGGAAAAGCCGTACCCGCCGATGTCGGAGGCGGTGTCCGACGACGCCGAGCACGTCTTCACCGACGTCGACGGCGTCATCGGCGGTTTCCGCACACCCATGTACGCCAAGGGCATCGGCGTACCGGGCTGCCACGTGCACTTCATCGACGACGATCACACGCGCGGCGGGCACGTGCTCGACTACACCGTCGACGAGGCCGTCGTTGAACTGTGCCCCGGCACCGACATGGAACTGCACCTGCCGATCACGGCCGAATTTTTGGGCGGCCACCTCTCGCCGGAGGACTTGGACGAGCAACTGCACACCACCGAGGTGAAGAATTAG
- a CDS encoding YdcF family protein produces MSNPIVVLGARIIDGRPSRMLEHRLHKALEVWRFEPAPLVVSGAGEARIMADWLVARGVPAASVVVEPHARSTNENLERSRALFPDAAYLTVVTSGFHVPRTRVWAWHLGIPVRTIAAATPSTSRTKNYAREVFAVPHSIARVAYRRLMRRLFNR; encoded by the coding sequence GTGAGTAACCCAATCGTCGTGCTCGGCGCCCGGATTATCGACGGGCGCCCCTCCCGCATGCTCGAGCACCGCCTGCACAAAGCACTCGAGGTGTGGCGTTTCGAGCCAGCGCCACTGGTGGTCTCCGGCGCCGGCGAGGCTCGCATCATGGCCGACTGGCTCGTCGCCCGCGGCGTGCCGGCCGCTTCCGTGGTGGTGGAGCCGCACGCCCGCTCCACCAACGAGAACTTGGAGCGCTCCCGCGCGCTGTTCCCGGACGCCGCGTATCTGACCGTGGTGACCAGCGGGTTTCACGTCCCGCGCACCCGCGTGTGGGCCTGGCACCTCGGCATTCCGGTGCGCACGATCGCCGCGGCGACGCCGTCGACCTCGCGCACCAAGAACTACGCCCGCGAAGTGTTTGCGGTGCCGCACTCAATCGCGCGCGTTGCTTATCGACGACTCATGCGCCGTCTTTTCAACCGCTAG
- the purE gene encoding 5-(carboxyamino)imidazole ribonucleotide mutase — MAQPQVGIIMGSDSDWDTVAPAAEVLAEFGIPFEVGVVSAHRTPDKMLAYAKEAHKRDLQVIIACAGGAAHLPGMVAAATPLPVIGIPRALDTLDGLDSLLSIVQMPGGVPVATVSIGGAKNAGLLAARILGASDPAVQRRMVDYQARMAAEVERKDEALRQRLIGE; from the coding sequence ATGGCACAGCCTCAAGTTGGCATCATCATGGGCTCCGACTCGGACTGGGACACCGTCGCCCCCGCCGCCGAGGTGCTCGCAGAGTTCGGCATCCCGTTCGAGGTCGGTGTGGTCTCCGCGCACCGCACCCCGGACAAGATGCTCGCCTACGCCAAGGAGGCTCACAAGCGTGACCTGCAGGTGATCATCGCCTGCGCGGGCGGCGCGGCCCACCTGCCGGGCATGGTCGCCGCCGCCACGCCACTGCCGGTCATCGGCATTCCGCGCGCGCTGGACACGCTGGACGGGTTGGATTCGCTGCTGTCCATCGTGCAGATGCCGGGTGGCGTGCCGGTGGCCACCGTCTCCATCGGCGGCGCGAAGAACGCCGGCCTGCTCGCCGCGCGCATTCTCGGGGCTTCGGACCCGGCCGTGCAGCGTCGCATGGTGGACTACCAGGCGCGCATGGCCGCCGAGGTGGAGCGCAAGGACGAGGCGCTGCGCCAGCGCCTGATAGGTGAGTAA
- a CDS encoding AbgT family transporter → MSTSRITHNGDGRTSERDTGAPTTTSTKDPDNSADRSPPEKKTALDRVLGGVEAVGNKLPEPFTLFLILFLFTAAVSTVMAYFGAEVEVPGEDEKVVIKGFFTGEGLAWFTTTTMGENYLGFPPLATVLPIMLAVGVSERSGMLSALIRKLFGSANRSILPYAVGIIGVTASIMADAAFVVVPPLAAMVFKAAGRHPVAGLLGGFAAVGAGYSTALVPTSLDALFAGITNAVMDTLPNLDATHVNPISNYYFNIAASIVLGLICGLVIDKVLEPRMHKLDVPEDMVEGDDGMNRDADGNEISVELTDKESRGLKWAGIATVIVTAIILVAVLIPSSPWRNEEGAFLPKSPLLQSIVFIVFTYFLVLGIAYGKAAGTVNNIKDVVDMMTKAMGDMLGFLVLAFILGQFISLFSWSGIGTFSAVKGAALLESAGITGFGAILTFIILASCLNLLVISGSAMWTLMASVFVPMFALIGFEPSFTQAAFRVGDSATQIITPLNPYIIVILTLLRRYEPKAGLGTLMSRLIVFVIPFWMSWAILLFIWYQFDLPLGPGSAIFL, encoded by the coding sequence ATGAGCACATCGAGGATCACACACAACGGCGATGGCCGGACCTCCGAACGCGACACCGGCGCGCCCACCACAACCAGCACAAAAGACCCCGACAACAGCGCAGACCGCAGCCCGCCAGAGAAGAAAACTGCCCTGGACCGCGTCCTCGGCGGCGTCGAAGCCGTAGGCAACAAACTCCCCGAGCCGTTCACGCTCTTTCTCATCCTGTTCCTGTTCACCGCTGCCGTCTCCACGGTGATGGCCTACTTCGGCGCCGAGGTCGAGGTCCCCGGCGAGGACGAAAAGGTGGTCATCAAGGGCTTCTTCACCGGCGAGGGTCTCGCCTGGTTCACCACCACCACCATGGGCGAGAACTACCTCGGCTTCCCGCCCTTGGCCACCGTGCTGCCGATCATGCTCGCCGTGGGCGTCTCCGAACGCTCCGGCATGCTCTCCGCCCTGATCCGCAAACTGTTCGGCTCGGCGAACCGCTCGATCCTGCCGTACGCCGTCGGCATCATCGGCGTGACCGCCTCGATCATGGCCGACGCCGCGTTCGTGGTCGTCCCGCCACTGGCCGCGATGGTGTTCAAGGCCGCGGGCCGCCACCCGGTCGCAGGCCTGCTCGGCGGCTTCGCGGCGGTGGGCGCCGGCTACTCCACCGCGCTCGTGCCCACCTCGCTCGACGCCTTGTTCGCCGGCATCACCAACGCCGTGATGGACACGCTGCCGAACCTGGATGCCACCCACGTCAACCCGATCTCGAACTACTACTTCAACATCGCCGCCTCCATCGTGCTCGGCCTGATCTGTGGATTGGTAATCGACAAGGTGCTCGAGCCACGTATGCACAAGCTCGACGTTCCGGAAGACATGGTCGAAGGAGACGATGGCATGAACCGCGACGCCGACGGCAACGAGATCTCCGTGGAACTGACCGACAAGGAAAGCCGCGGCCTGAAGTGGGCGGGTATCGCCACCGTGATCGTCACCGCGATCATCCTCGTCGCCGTTCTCATCCCGTCGTCTCCGTGGCGCAACGAGGAAGGCGCGTTTCTGCCGAAGTCTCCGCTGCTGCAGTCGATCGTCTTCATCGTCTTCACCTACTTTTTGGTCCTCGGCATCGCCTACGGCAAGGCCGCCGGCACCGTGAACAACATCAAGGACGTCGTGGACATGATGACCAAGGCGATGGGCGACATGCTCGGTTTCCTTGTCCTGGCGTTCATCCTCGGCCAGTTCATCTCGCTGTTTAGCTGGTCCGGCATCGGCACCTTCTCCGCCGTCAAGGGCGCCGCCCTGCTGGAGTCCGCCGGCATTACCGGCTTCGGAGCGATCCTGACATTTATCATCCTCGCGTCATGCCTAAACCTGCTGGTCATCTCCGGTTCCGCGATGTGGACGCTCATGGCGTCGGTGTTCGTGCCCATGTTCGCGCTGATCGGTTTCGAGCCGTCGTTCACCCAGGCCGCGTTCCGCGTCGGCGACTCCGCCACCCAGATCATCACCCCACTAAACCCGTACATCATCGTGATCCTCACCCTGCTGCGCCGCTACGAGCCGAAGGCCGGCCTGGGCACCTTGATGTCGCGCCTGATCGTCTTCGTCATCCCGTTCTGGATGTCGTGGGCCATCTTGCTGTTCATCTGGTACCAGTTCGACCTGCCGCTCGGCCCCGGCTCGGCAATCTTCCTGTAG
- a CDS encoding M20 family metallopeptidase: protein MDALVDEQIGAASPEFPVEPGYPQREAVWDGVEQRVGIARADLEHIMRDLHANPEEAFKEFHAQQVIAEVLETHGFDVVRGAHGVDTALRAQWQSDDFDPAVHPTVAVLSEYDALPGIGHACGHNVIAASGVGGFLGAVGSGSGRIVFLGTPAEEGYTGKEYMIRGGMLDGVDCAVMIHPFCYDLVSHAWTGRRSLTATFSGVAAHASMQPYMGRNALDAATLAYQAFGLLRQQMPPSDRLHAIIADGGARASIIPEEATLNIYVRSLYTDTLMDLSKRIDDILTGAALMTGTGVEVEWDNHPMSLPVRNNEALAARWGATQQARGRRVLPGGILPDSQAASTDFGNVSQLVPGIHPLVKIAPEGTALHTVAFADAAITPAALDGVVDSAVGLGQVIADVLNDPQLLADARAEFDAAGGAVSVEELLAD from the coding sequence ATGGACGCGCTTGTCGACGAGCAAATCGGCGCCGCATCCCCCGAATTCCCAGTCGAGCCGGGGTACCCCCAGCGCGAGGCCGTCTGGGACGGCGTGGAACAGCGGGTCGGTATCGCGCGGGCGGACCTGGAACACATCATGCGCGACCTGCACGCCAACCCAGAGGAGGCCTTCAAGGAGTTCCACGCCCAGCAGGTCATCGCCGAGGTGTTGGAAACCCACGGCTTCGACGTCGTCCGCGGCGCACACGGGGTGGACACGGCGCTGCGGGCGCAGTGGCAAAGCGACGACTTCGACCCGGCCGTGCACCCCACCGTCGCGGTGCTGTCGGAGTACGACGCGCTGCCCGGCATCGGGCACGCCTGCGGCCACAACGTGATCGCGGCGTCCGGTGTGGGCGGCTTTCTCGGCGCGGTCGGCTCCGGTTCGGGCCGCATCGTTTTCCTCGGCACGCCGGCGGAGGAGGGGTACACCGGCAAGGAGTACATGATCCGCGGCGGCATGCTCGACGGCGTGGATTGCGCGGTGATGATCCACCCCTTCTGCTACGACCTGGTCTCCCACGCATGGACGGGACGCCGCTCCCTGACCGCCACATTTTCCGGGGTCGCCGCGCACGCGTCGATGCAGCCGTACATGGGCCGCAACGCGCTCGACGCCGCGACGCTCGCGTACCAGGCGTTCGGCCTGCTGCGCCAGCAGATGCCGCCATCGGACCGCCTTCACGCGATCATTGCCGACGGCGGGGCGCGCGCCTCGATCATCCCGGAGGAGGCGACACTGAACATCTACGTCCGTTCGCTCTACACCGACACCTTGATGGATCTGAGCAAGCGTATCGACGACATCCTCACCGGCGCGGCTCTGATGACCGGCACCGGTGTGGAGGTGGAGTGGGACAACCACCCGATGTCGCTGCCGGTGCGCAACAACGAGGCCCTCGCCGCGCGCTGGGGTGCCACCCAGCAAGCCCGCGGCCGCCGCGTGCTGCCGGGCGGGATCCTGCCGGACTCGCAGGCGGCGTCGACCGACTTCGGCAACGTCTCCCAGCTCGTGCCGGGTATCCACCCGTTGGTAAAGATCGCGCCGGAGGGCACCGCGCTGCACACGGTCGCGTTCGCCGACGCCGCGATCACCCCGGCGGCGCTCGATGGCGTGGTGGACTCGGCGGTGGGGCTCGGCCAAGTCATCGCGGACGTGCTCAACGACCCGCAGTTGCTTGCCGACGCCCGCGCCGAGTTCGACGCCGCCGGGGGAGCGGTCTCCGTGGAAGAGCTGCTAGCGGATTAA
- a CDS encoding TIGR03089 family protein, translated as MNMLGPLLSADPATPRFTIYDDARGIRMDFSAQTLDNWASKVANMLDEEFDLSPEASIVIDLPVSWQAAVIAVGTFNSSRAPLIDAPVTAPDIVFTTPEHADNWTSAAECVLVSDDPFGRGIVEAGGTLPPGTVDFGPTVRFYGDAYFGISPELSTFAEDGIDAERYLVQGWHGTDGFRTAVLAPLAAGGSVVAVTGLASADRLQEITDAEKVTRVIEQ; from the coding sequence ATGAACATGCTCGGTCCCCTACTTTCCGCCGATCCCGCAACCCCGCGCTTCACCATTTACGACGACGCGCGGGGTATCCGCATGGATTTCTCCGCCCAAACGCTGGACAACTGGGCCAGCAAAGTGGCCAACATGCTCGACGAGGAATTCGACCTCTCCCCCGAGGCCAGCATCGTCATCGACCTGCCGGTCTCCTGGCAGGCCGCCGTCATTGCGGTGGGCACGTTCAACTCGTCGCGCGCTCCGCTTATCGACGCCCCCGTCACCGCCCCCGACATCGTCTTCACCACCCCGGAGCACGCCGACAACTGGACGTCCGCCGCAGAGTGTGTGCTCGTCTCCGACGACCCGTTCGGCCGCGGCATCGTCGAAGCCGGCGGCACTCTTCCCCCGGGGACGGTCGATTTCGGCCCGACGGTGCGTTTTTACGGCGACGCGTACTTCGGCATCAGCCCGGAGTTGTCCACGTTTGCCGAAGACGGCATCGACGCCGAACGCTACCTCGTCCAGGGCTGGCACGGCACCGACGGGTTCCGCACCGCCGTGCTCGCCCCGCTTGCCGCCGGCGGTTCGGTCGTCGCCGTCACCGGGCTCGCCTCCGCCGACCGGCTGCAGGAGATCACAGACGCCGAGAAGGTCACCCGCGTGATCGAGCAGTAA
- a CDS encoding biotin--[acetyl-CoA-carboxylase] ligase produces the protein MSVRNVQQIQDAVAEYWPDVRWVESTGSTNADLLNDNAAPGTVLIADEQTAGKGRLGRQWVTPKGSQLAMSMVVDLGDTPPPLGLLSIAPSVAVTDVVPQAQLKWPNDVQIDGKKIAGILSALDMPRVIVGIGINVAMRTEDLPVETATALNLEGIDVDFDDFTADILTAMGVRFRQWQERDPQLLVDYRKVCTTIGQEVRLELREGEETVRGLVTGINDEGEVLIDDTAYAVGDVHHLRPNQ, from the coding sequence ATGAGTGTGCGAAACGTGCAGCAAATCCAAGACGCGGTAGCGGAGTACTGGCCCGACGTGCGGTGGGTGGAATCCACCGGTTCCACCAATGCGGACCTGCTCAACGACAACGCCGCGCCGGGCACGGTGCTCATTGCCGACGAGCAGACCGCTGGCAAAGGTCGCCTGGGCCGGCAGTGGGTCACCCCGAAGGGCTCCCAGTTGGCCATGAGCATGGTGGTGGATTTGGGCGATACTCCGCCGCCGTTGGGGCTGCTGTCCATCGCGCCGAGCGTGGCTGTGACCGATGTGGTGCCGCAGGCGCAGCTGAAGTGGCCGAACGACGTGCAGATCGACGGCAAAAAGATCGCCGGCATCCTCTCCGCACTGGATATGCCGCGGGTGATCGTGGGCATCGGCATCAACGTCGCCATGCGCACCGAGGATCTCCCGGTGGAGACCGCCACGGCGTTAAACCTCGAGGGCATCGACGTCGACTTTGACGATTTCACCGCCGACATCCTCACCGCCATGGGCGTGCGGTTCCGGCAGTGGCAGGAGCGCGACCCGCAGCTGCTCGTCGACTACCGCAAGGTGTGCACGACCATCGGCCAAGAGGTCCGCCTGGAACTGCGCGAGGGCGAGGAGACGGTGCGCGGCCTGGTCACCGGCATCAACGACGAGGGCGAGGTGCTTATCGACGACACCGCCTACGCCGTCGGCGACGTCCACCACCTCCGCCCGAACCAGTAA
- a CDS encoding 5-(carboxyamino)imidazole ribonucleotide synthase: MPVVAVLGDGQLARMMQTEAIELGVETRVLASDEDKSAAQVFGDVRLGDYTNLEDLRAIVDGADAVTFDHEHVPNEYAQLLIDDGVTVEPRPDALIFAQDKLEQRRRLAEAGLPVPAFTGIESAADAEAFWDETGGEVCLKATRGGYDGHGVWFPSSKSECAELAEDLLGRDLPLMAEKKVAFTRELSAMVARNRSGDVRAWPVVESRQADGICRVAIAPAPGMSAELAARCEDLAVRVAEGLGVTGVLAVELFEYEGDNGPEVSVNELAMRPHNTGHWTQDGCVTSQFEQHLRAVLDWPLGAVDTLAPATVMVNTLGGDTDPDTPMAERVVEVMRKYPQAKVHLYGKDHRPGRKMGHVNVCAATTDEALAIAEDAAHYIIHATWKD, translated from the coding sequence ATGCCCGTTGTCGCCGTGCTCGGCGACGGCCAGCTGGCACGGATGATGCAAACGGAAGCGATCGAGCTCGGCGTGGAAACGCGCGTGCTCGCATCGGACGAGGACAAGTCGGCCGCGCAGGTCTTCGGCGACGTGCGCCTCGGCGATTACACCAACCTCGAGGACCTGCGCGCGATTGTCGATGGCGCCGACGCAGTCACCTTCGACCACGAGCACGTACCCAACGAGTACGCGCAATTGCTTATCGACGACGGCGTGACCGTCGAACCCCGCCCCGACGCCCTCATCTTTGCCCAGGACAAGCTGGAGCAGCGCCGCCGCCTCGCGGAGGCCGGCCTGCCGGTGCCGGCGTTTACCGGCATCGAATCGGCCGCCGACGCCGAGGCGTTCTGGGACGAAACCGGCGGCGAGGTCTGTCTCAAGGCCACCCGGGGCGGCTATGACGGGCACGGGGTGTGGTTCCCGTCGTCGAAAAGCGAGTGCGCCGAGTTGGCCGAGGACCTGCTCGGACGCGACCTGCCGCTAATGGCGGAGAAGAAGGTTGCGTTCACCCGCGAACTGTCCGCCATGGTCGCGCGCAACCGCTCCGGCGACGTGCGCGCCTGGCCGGTGGTGGAATCGCGCCAGGCGGATGGCATCTGCCGCGTGGCCATCGCGCCCGCGCCGGGCATGTCCGCGGAACTGGCTGCGCGGTGCGAGGATCTGGCCGTGCGCGTCGCCGAGGGCCTCGGTGTGACCGGCGTGCTGGCCGTCGAGCTGTTCGAGTACGAGGGCGACAACGGCCCCGAGGTGTCCGTCAATGAGTTGGCGATGCGCCCCCACAACACCGGCCACTGGACCCAAGATGGCTGCGTGACCTCCCAGTTCGAGCAGCACCTGCGTGCGGTGCTGGATTGGCCGCTCGGTGCCGTCGATACGCTCGCGCCCGCAACGGTGATGGTCAACACGCTCGGTGGCGACACGGACCCCGACACCCCGATGGCCGAGCGCGTCGTCGAGGTCATGCGCAAGTACCCGCAGGCCAAGGTGCACCTCTACGGCAAGGACCACCGCCCGGGCCGCAAGATGGGCCACGTCAACGTCTGCGCGGCAACCACCGACGAGGCGCTCGCGATCGCCGAGGACGCCGCGCACTACATCATCCACGCAACCTGGAAGGACTAG